One Actinoplanes missouriensis 431 DNA segment encodes these proteins:
- a CDS encoding DEAD/DEAH box helicase: protein MRPTVAADTLQRNLTQYLTTTFGLTEERVRRGLEGFLTHPEQGVFRGPYLRIRTPFRVAGDGWREALEWAPEEFGPYVHQAKAFRRLSTLNRAAEPTLITTGTGSGKTESFLVPVLDHCRRERAKGRAGIKAILLYPMNALATDQTQRINELLSDPALSRVTAGLYIGDVAAVEYPHVMTKRSEMRRNPPDILITNYKMLDLLLQRADDLPLWENADPAYVVLDEFHTYDGAQGTDVAMLLRRLAAALGLTQPGRPLGTICPVATSATLGEGGDKDGRTAVREVAEQVFGVPFDEDSLVGEVRYTPNDFLKAPNHTLPLPDPELLAFLDDRTPAMMDHAAELLLGEPCGDDPARMGALLLEHPLTRGLLESLGPDPRTFDEIIEVLPRKVMGGWGSPMRTDPEVTARALARFVGLLSLARNPDHPTRPLLNIETHLWVRSVSRLLRGVGPDATFGWDGEQARVFDPSAPEIDAVVTDTRFTRLPAIYCRHCGRSGWSAFSPERQPQELVTEPDKIYRAGVGREKRRVRALITATADEFAAALADRNKKPKNLQILRYGRHVRPFDPAKDHALSEDEIPVLADIVTIDAAEKDRCPSCEMDGGIRFLGAGLATLASVAITQLFTGGELGTTELKTLLFNDSVQDAAHRAGFVANRSHSFSLRALLTSRLDADRPVTLDELITDMVAAAADPGILSAVVPPDLHDQPGVDELLAGEGAGSRATWELVGERLAFATIMEMGLRSRQGRTIELTRTAAVDVALEDPSAAAALCRDEHLRGESNGELPDSARYLAFLRGLLERLRTRGAVYHEWLVPYLKRGGRRWQIWGGRPPGLPAFPDGLSAPAFLISAPQSKSMFDAIPARGGWYQDWTMRCLGLDAGQATAYLSRLLPTLASAGIVASGSTEDGNTVYGLQPGHIRVTRLGDAAAVAAGIACDTCHWAQTEHPVRVADWIGQPCRQYRCPGHLHAAEDDTAPADYYRRLYLDSGVFRVVTGEHTGMLTRAQRETVEQRFREGERYTDPNVLSCTPTLEMGIDIGALSAIVLASLPPGPAHYVQRAGRAGRKSGNALVITLVGRSERERYYLSEPRDMIAGQIIPPGCFLSAVEILRRQYLAHLIDLAARGRFPGVMPMPRKAHMLFGVGAWLTSLVEAARRDGLRLVGDFLALFGGNLSESAVTQMAAFADAGIDERVRSAEAAWDGRLDDFRRRLKDIDEAVTTLVPSDPDHAREIRMLRAEASAVRRRLAQVGAAAAHGTLVELGLLPNYALIDTRTQLEATLTWEERVGGDRRFHSEVREYDRPAQQALTEIAPGNTYYVRGYKHEISGLDIGRAKQPAYRQWRSCARCGYVRTHLADSDTSPCPRCQDPGIADHGRLFRVLQPTRVLSRDKRDDAAIRDDNDDRDRRFYATTVAVDVDPQHVAGSWRHEHETFGVDYTRHAMVRRFNLGAQRFDRVAELFAGDEVRINPFHTCTNCGGTTVDGTPPAGQMVLAQAAGTAVAAGAEHHRPWCQHRRSPETAEHVGLILAHELETEALRILIPSTVDVIDERVVSFAAALRLGIAAEYGGDPAHLRMVRATMPDAESGGTRNFVVVYDTQPQGTGYLDRLAEADRFRTVMKKARAILAACVCQHEGRAACHRCLLRYARNDEFPLMSRLEALGVLERLLDGWKIREGTPTDAISLVHQVESELELLFLRKLMGRADDPEAGMRFERATDQNGARIADVRFTAPNGRDVRHWQMKLQNTIHGTRPDVLFRRLDGDSAPVAVYLDGFKYHASPEHNRLADDADKRARLRAHGYQVIALTWDDITNWQQPVETGTWEPYGGNGQTAARAVLKQAVPHAQPEELGRVWANPADLLMNVLADPDVTHWRHLAAATVSGLLRLPAEKTAADSGAIGERILAAVRGEKLPAAVTGKINLFRVRDTVGYPLTFIVDQRQGPLPTWSALAVVDDRTEAVTTAGHKAQWARWLWWSNVIQFLNGAGDGAQLAYSVIEAFDPAVLAVTEGSGLVAAQRAVDLDEETATWLGVAPNAAPPAGTADEADPEWEKALRFVDADEPGLEGLMRALPQRNLPVPVVGYELGEQGWLAEFGWPAQRLAIVLSGPAGDPEIEDRDKAYGAAGWHARTAREWSVEELAALFDSTNGGARG from the coding sequence ATGAGGCCCACTGTCGCGGCTGACACGCTGCAGCGGAACCTCACCCAATACCTGACCACGACCTTCGGGCTCACCGAGGAGCGGGTTCGGCGTGGGCTGGAAGGGTTCCTCACCCACCCGGAGCAGGGGGTGTTCCGCGGACCCTACCTGCGGATCCGCACGCCCTTCCGCGTCGCGGGGGACGGGTGGCGGGAGGCGCTGGAGTGGGCGCCGGAAGAGTTCGGGCCCTATGTGCACCAGGCCAAGGCGTTCCGGCGGCTCTCGACGCTCAACAGAGCCGCCGAACCGACACTGATCACCACGGGCACCGGGTCCGGCAAGACGGAGTCGTTCCTCGTACCTGTGCTTGATCATTGCCGGCGGGAGCGGGCGAAGGGCCGAGCCGGCATCAAAGCGATCCTGCTCTACCCGATGAACGCTCTGGCGACCGACCAGACCCAGCGGATCAACGAGCTGCTCTCCGATCCGGCGCTGAGCCGCGTGACCGCCGGTCTCTACATCGGTGACGTCGCTGCCGTCGAATACCCGCATGTCATGACGAAGCGGTCGGAGATGCGGCGGAACCCGCCGGACATTCTGATCACGAACTACAAGATGCTCGACCTGCTGCTGCAACGGGCCGATGACCTGCCGTTGTGGGAGAACGCCGACCCCGCCTACGTGGTGCTCGACGAGTTCCACACCTATGACGGCGCGCAAGGCACCGATGTCGCCATGCTGTTGCGCCGGCTCGCGGCTGCTCTGGGGCTGACGCAGCCGGGCCGGCCGCTGGGCACCATCTGCCCGGTGGCCACCTCGGCGACGCTGGGGGAGGGCGGCGACAAGGACGGGCGGACCGCGGTCCGCGAGGTCGCCGAGCAGGTCTTCGGCGTGCCCTTCGACGAGGACTCGCTGGTCGGTGAGGTCCGGTACACGCCGAACGACTTCCTCAAGGCCCCCAACCACACGCTTCCCCTGCCCGATCCCGAGCTGCTGGCCTTCCTCGACGATCGCACGCCGGCGATGATGGACCACGCCGCCGAACTGCTGCTCGGCGAGCCTTGTGGCGACGATCCGGCACGGATGGGCGCGCTGCTGCTGGAGCACCCGCTCACTCGTGGGCTGCTCGAATCGCTGGGGCCGGATCCGCGGACGTTCGACGAGATCATCGAGGTGCTGCCGCGGAAGGTGATGGGCGGCTGGGGCAGCCCCATGCGAACCGACCCCGAGGTCACCGCGCGGGCGCTGGCCCGGTTCGTCGGCCTGCTCTCGCTGGCGCGCAACCCGGATCACCCCACGCGCCCGCTGCTCAACATCGAGACGCACCTGTGGGTGCGGTCGGTGTCGCGTCTGCTGCGCGGGGTCGGCCCGGACGCCACGTTCGGCTGGGACGGTGAGCAGGCGCGGGTGTTCGACCCGTCGGCGCCGGAGATCGACGCGGTCGTCACCGACACGCGGTTCACCCGGTTGCCGGCCATCTACTGCCGCCATTGCGGGCGCTCCGGATGGTCGGCGTTCTCCCCGGAACGGCAGCCGCAGGAGCTCGTCACCGAGCCGGACAAGATCTACCGGGCCGGTGTGGGGCGGGAGAAGCGGCGGGTGCGAGCGCTGATCACCGCGACCGCGGACGAGTTCGCCGCCGCTCTTGCCGACCGGAACAAGAAGCCGAAGAACCTGCAGATCCTGCGGTACGGCCGGCACGTTCGCCCGTTCGACCCGGCGAAGGACCATGCCCTGAGCGAGGACGAGATACCGGTCCTCGCCGACATCGTCACCATCGACGCCGCCGAGAAGGACCGGTGCCCGTCCTGCGAGATGGACGGGGGCATCCGGTTCCTCGGCGCCGGTCTCGCGACCCTGGCCTCGGTGGCGATCACCCAGCTGTTCACCGGCGGTGAGCTCGGCACGACCGAGCTCAAGACGCTGCTGTTCAACGACTCGGTGCAGGACGCCGCGCACCGGGCCGGGTTCGTGGCCAACCGATCGCACTCGTTCTCCTTGCGGGCGCTGCTGACCAGCCGCCTGGATGCGGATCGGCCGGTGACGCTGGATGAGCTGATCACCGACATGGTCGCGGCAGCCGCAGACCCGGGCATCCTGTCCGCCGTCGTGCCGCCGGACCTGCACGATCAACCCGGTGTGGACGAGCTGCTCGCCGGTGAGGGAGCGGGCAGCCGCGCGACCTGGGAACTCGTCGGAGAACGGCTGGCCTTCGCCACGATCATGGAAATGGGGCTGCGTTCCCGGCAGGGCCGCACGATCGAGCTGACCCGGACCGCCGCCGTCGACGTGGCACTGGAGGACCCATCGGCCGCTGCGGCGCTCTGCCGGGACGAGCACCTGCGTGGCGAGTCCAACGGCGAGTTGCCGGACTCCGCACGCTATCTCGCCTTCCTGCGTGGGCTGCTGGAGCGGCTGCGTACTCGGGGCGCCGTGTACCACGAGTGGCTCGTGCCGTACCTGAAGAGGGGTGGCCGCAGGTGGCAGATCTGGGGTGGCCGGCCTCCCGGTCTTCCGGCGTTCCCGGACGGACTCTCGGCGCCGGCGTTCCTGATCTCCGCGCCGCAGTCGAAGTCGATGTTCGACGCGATCCCGGCCCGGGGCGGCTGGTATCAGGACTGGACGATGCGCTGCCTGGGGCTGGACGCGGGGCAGGCTACGGCGTACCTCTCCCGGCTTCTGCCGACGCTCGCGTCGGCGGGCATCGTCGCCTCCGGCAGCACCGAGGACGGCAATACCGTGTATGGGTTGCAGCCCGGCCACATCCGGGTGACGCGACTCGGTGACGCCGCCGCGGTGGCAGCGGGCATCGCCTGCGACACCTGCCACTGGGCGCAGACCGAGCACCCGGTCCGGGTCGCCGACTGGATCGGTCAGCCGTGCCGGCAGTACCGCTGCCCGGGACATCTGCATGCCGCCGAGGACGACACCGCGCCGGCCGACTACTACCGGCGGCTCTATCTGGACAGCGGTGTCTTCCGGGTGGTGACCGGTGAGCACACCGGCATGCTCACCCGGGCCCAGCGAGAGACCGTGGAGCAGCGCTTCCGGGAGGGCGAGCGCTACACCGACCCGAACGTGCTGTCGTGCACGCCGACGCTGGAGATGGGCATCGACATCGGCGCCCTCTCGGCCATCGTGCTGGCGTCACTGCCGCCGGGACCGGCCCACTACGTGCAGCGAGCCGGCCGGGCCGGGCGCAAGAGCGGCAACGCGCTCGTGATCACCCTGGTCGGCCGTTCCGAGCGGGAGCGCTACTACCTGTCCGAGCCCCGCGACATGATCGCCGGGCAGATCATTCCGCCGGGCTGCTTCCTGTCGGCGGTGGAGATCCTGCGTCGGCAGTATCTGGCCCACTTGATCGACCTGGCTGCCCGCGGCCGGTTCCCCGGCGTGATGCCGATGCCGCGGAAGGCACACATGCTGTTCGGCGTGGGTGCCTGGCTCACCAGCCTGGTCGAGGCCGCCCGCCGTGACGGCCTGCGGCTGGTCGGCGACTTCCTGGCACTGTTCGGCGGGAACCTGTCGGAGTCGGCGGTGACGCAGATGGCGGCATTCGCCGACGCCGGCATCGACGAGCGCGTCCGGTCCGCGGAGGCTGCCTGGGACGGCCGGCTCGACGATTTCCGGCGACGGCTCAAGGACATCGACGAGGCGGTCACGACGCTGGTGCCCAGCGACCCCGACCACGCCCGCGAGATCCGGATGCTGCGGGCCGAGGCGAGCGCGGTCCGCCGGCGGCTCGCTCAGGTGGGAGCCGCTGCCGCCCACGGGACGCTCGTCGAGCTCGGGCTGCTGCCCAACTACGCGCTCATCGACACCCGGACGCAGCTGGAAGCCACCCTCACATGGGAGGAGCGGGTCGGCGGCGACCGTCGTTTCCACAGCGAGGTCCGCGAGTACGACCGCCCGGCCCAGCAGGCGCTGACCGAGATCGCCCCGGGGAACACCTACTACGTGCGCGGCTACAAGCACGAGATCTCCGGGCTGGACATCGGGCGGGCGAAGCAGCCCGCGTACCGGCAGTGGCGTTCGTGCGCCCGCTGTGGCTATGTACGGACCCATCTGGCGGACAGCGACACGAGTCCTTGCCCGCGTTGCCAGGACCCGGGCATCGCCGACCACGGCCGGTTGTTCCGGGTTCTGCAGCCGACCCGGGTGCTCAGCCGCGACAAGCGTGATGACGCGGCGATCCGTGACGACAACGACGACCGGGACCGACGTTTCTACGCCACCACCGTCGCGGTCGACGTGGACCCGCAGCACGTCGCCGGATCGTGGCGGCACGAGCACGAGACGTTCGGTGTCGACTACACCCGGCATGCCATGGTGCGGCGGTTCAACCTCGGCGCTCAGCGGTTCGACCGGGTCGCCGAGCTCTTCGCCGGTGACGAGGTACGGATCAACCCGTTCCACACGTGCACGAACTGCGGCGGCACGACGGTGGACGGCACACCGCCCGCCGGGCAGATGGTGCTCGCGCAGGCCGCCGGCACCGCCGTCGCCGCCGGCGCGGAGCACCACCGGCCGTGGTGCCAGCACCGCCGCTCACCCGAGACGGCGGAGCACGTCGGCCTGATCCTCGCTCACGAGCTCGAGACCGAAGCGCTGCGGATCCTCATCCCCAGCACGGTGGACGTGATCGACGAACGGGTCGTCTCCTTCGCGGCGGCCCTGCGCCTGGGCATCGCGGCCGAGTACGGCGGTGACCCCGCCCACCTGCGGATGGTGCGGGCCACCATGCCGGACGCCGAGAGCGGCGGCACCCGCAACTTCGTCGTCGTCTACGACACCCAGCCGCAGGGCACCGGCTACCTTGACCGGCTCGCCGAGGCCGACAGGTTCCGTACCGTGATGAAGAAGGCGCGGGCGATCCTGGCGGCTTGCGTCTGCCAGCACGAGGGCCGGGCCGCCTGCCACCGCTGCTTGCTGCGTTACGCCCGCAACGACGAGTTCCCGCTCATGAGCCGGCTGGAGGCGCTCGGTGTTCTGGAGCGGCTGCTGGACGGGTGGAAGATCCGTGAGGGCACACCGACCGATGCCATCTCGCTTGTCCATCAGGTCGAGAGCGAGCTGGAGCTGTTGTTCCTGCGCAAGCTGATGGGGCGAGCGGACGATCCGGAGGCCGGGATGCGGTTCGAGCGGGCCACCGACCAGAACGGCGCCCGGATCGCCGACGTGCGCTTCACCGCACCGAACGGCCGGGATGTGCGGCACTGGCAGATGAAGTTGCAGAACACCATCCACGGCACCCGGCCTGATGTGCTGTTCCGCCGTCTCGACGGCGACTCCGCGCCGGTTGCCGTCTACCTCGACGGCTTCAAGTACCACGCCTCACCGGAGCACAACCGGCTCGCCGACGACGCCGACAAACGGGCCCGGCTGCGTGCGCACGGCTACCAGGTGATCGCCCTGACCTGGGACGACATCACCAACTGGCAGCAGCCGGTGGAAACCGGGACGTGGGAGCCGTACGGCGGCAACGGCCAGACCGCCGCACGCGCGGTGCTCAAGCAGGCCGTTCCGCACGCCCAGCCCGAGGAACTGGGACGGGTCTGGGCCAACCCGGCCGACCTGTTGATGAACGTCCTGGCGGATCCGGATGTCACGCACTGGCGGCACCTCGCTGCGGCCACGGTCAGCGGCCTGCTCCGGCTGCCCGCCGAGAAGACGGCCGCCGATTCCGGGGCCATCGGTGAGCGCATCCTCGCAGCGGTGCGCGGGGAGAAGCTGCCGGCGGCGGTCACCGGCAAGATCAACCTGTTCCGGGTACGCGACACCGTCGGCTACCCGCTGACCTTCATCGTCGACCAGCGGCAAGGGCCCCTGCCGACCTGGTCAGCCCTGGCTGTCGTCGACGACCGCACGGAGGCCGTGACCACGGCCGGGCACAAGGCCCAATGGGCACGGTGGCTGTGGTGGTCCAACGTCATCCAATTCCTCAACGGTGCCGGCGACGGAGCTCAGCTCGCGTACTCCGTGATCGAGGCCTTTGATCCCGCGGTTCTGGCGGTGACCGAAGGCAGCGGTCTGGTGGCCGCGCAGCGTGCCGTCGATCTCGATGAGGAGACCGCGACATGGCTCGGTGTGGCACCGAATGCCGCTCCGCCGGCCGGAACCGCCGACGAAGCCGATCCGGAATGGGAGAAGGCACTGCGGTTCGTGGATGCCGACGAGCCCGGGCTGGAGGGTCTGATGCGTGCGCTGCCGCAGCGCAACCTGCCGGTGCCGGTGGTCGGCTACGAGCTGGGAGAACAGGGCTGGCTGGCGGAGTTCGGCTGGCCGGCTCAGCGTCTCGCCATCGTCCTTTCCGGACCGGCCGGCGATCCTGAGATCGAGGACCGGGACAAGGCTTACGGCGCGGCCGGCTGGCATGCGCGTACCGCGCGGGAATGGTCCGTGGAGGAACTCGCCGCGCTCTTCGACAGCACGAACGGGGGTGCACGCGGGTGA